From Colias croceus chromosome 24, ilColCroc2.1, the proteins below share one genomic window:
- the LOC123702897 gene encoding translocator protein-like isoform X1, which yields MEALQRHIGYTRFYSEDMANWAALGSVILPNVGGWANGLYFAGQIRKDEKKAWYDDLKKPWWNPPKWVFGPAWTTLYCGMGYASYLVYEECGGFTEEAVLPLSLYGGQLLLNWAWTPIFFGMKDFKLAFIEICVLGGAATATTVTFTQVNKTAGMLMLPYLAWLAYASSLSYYIWRNNPKTPKIEDAKAQ from the exons atggAGGCACTACAGAGACATATTGGGTATACTAG ATTCTACAGTGAAGACATGGCGAACTGGGCAGCGCTAGGCTCCGTAATTCTTCCCAATGTTGGTGGTTGGGCAAACGGCCTGTACTTTGCGGGCCAGATTCGTAAAGACGAGAAGAAGGCGTGGTATGATGACCTGAAGAAGCCTTGGTGGAACCCGCCCAAGTGGGTGTTTGGGCCTGCATGGACTACTCTGTACTGCGGCATGGGCTACGCTTCTTATCTAGTATATGAAGAGTGTGGTGGATTCACTG aAGAAGCAGTGCTGCCCCTGTCTCTGTATGGTGGTCAATTATTGTTGAACTGGGCGTGGACACCTATTTTCTTCGGCatgaaagattttaaattG GCGTTCATCGAAATCTGCGTTCTCGGAGGCGCGGCCACAGCCACTACAGTTACCTTCACACAAGTGAACAAAACAGCTGGCATGTTAATGTTGCCCTACTTGGCTTGGTTGGCATACGCTAGCTCACTAAGTTACTACATATGGAGGAACAACCCGAAAACTCCCAAAATCGAGGATGCTAAGGCGCAGTGA
- the LOC123702897 gene encoding translocator protein-like isoform X2 produces MANWAALGSVILPNVGGWANGLYFAGQIRKDEKKAWYDDLKKPWWNPPKWVFGPAWTTLYCGMGYASYLVYEECGGFTEEAVLPLSLYGGQLLLNWAWTPIFFGMKDFKLAFIEICVLGGAATATTVTFTQVNKTAGMLMLPYLAWLAYASSLSYYIWRNNPKTPKIEDAKAQ; encoded by the exons ATGGCGAACTGGGCAGCGCTAGGCTCCGTAATTCTTCCCAATGTTGGTGGTTGGGCAAACGGCCTGTACTTTGCGGGCCAGATTCGTAAAGACGAGAAGAAGGCGTGGTATGATGACCTGAAGAAGCCTTGGTGGAACCCGCCCAAGTGGGTGTTTGGGCCTGCATGGACTACTCTGTACTGCGGCATGGGCTACGCTTCTTATCTAGTATATGAAGAGTGTGGTGGATTCACTG aAGAAGCAGTGCTGCCCCTGTCTCTGTATGGTGGTCAATTATTGTTGAACTGGGCGTGGACACCTATTTTCTTCGGCatgaaagattttaaattG GCGTTCATCGAAATCTGCGTTCTCGGAGGCGCGGCCACAGCCACTACAGTTACCTTCACACAAGTGAACAAAACAGCTGGCATGTTAATGTTGCCCTACTTGGCTTGGTTGGCATACGCTAGCTCACTAAGTTACTACATATGGAGGAACAACCCGAAAACTCCCAAAATCGAGGATGCTAAGGCGCAGTGA